A portion of the Krasilnikovia cinnamomea genome contains these proteins:
- a CDS encoding glycosyltransferase family 39 protein, translating into MTGSLAPAATRQGTSTAVQAPDATPATTGRGGYRGYLSRIPVAALAAAVTAMVGLLRIGRPVLWRDEMATLSAATRSLRDQIRLESSVDAVFGAYYALMHVWVKVFGTSAFALRLPSVLAMAAAAALVAQLGTRLFDRRAGLLAGLVFALVPAVSRYAQEARPYAGAMAATLLATLLLLRAVEQPRWTRWAAYAGSILLVGAAHFFALDVLLAHAAFVGYLFWTGRRAVAYQWLGATTAAVLTLLPLTLVVARQRGQVDWIPELDWELAGRWHEDLFLNASVGAAVVVLALLSLRRSVRASVLCLALAVLPMLALAAASLSVAPFWVPRYVLFTLPGWAMLAGATLARIGRVQAVAALTAIMLFGLQQNLEVRADNGHDDIDYRALAQIVAVNSDPGDAAFYPHWGRIREGLGYYLAPSLHLDDVLATGTVAEAGTLEAPECRKPKECIGRAVRIWVFCDGDCRDEPDSGLEDEKRDALRDAGFRLQQTWRVYSGTAAVYQR; encoded by the coding sequence ATGACCGGCTCCCTCGCGCCCGCCGCCACCCGGCAGGGGACGTCCACGGCCGTCCAGGCTCCCGACGCGACCCCGGCCACCACCGGGCGCGGCGGATACCGCGGATACCTGAGCCGGATCCCGGTCGCGGCCCTGGCCGCCGCGGTGACCGCGATGGTCGGCCTGCTGCGGATCGGCCGGCCGGTGCTGTGGCGCGACGAGATGGCGACCCTGAGCGCGGCGACCCGGTCGCTGCGCGACCAGATCCGCCTGGAGAGCAGCGTCGACGCGGTCTTCGGCGCGTACTACGCGCTCATGCACGTCTGGGTGAAGGTGTTCGGCACCTCGGCCTTCGCCCTGCGACTCCCGTCGGTTCTCGCGATGGCGGCGGCCGCCGCGCTGGTCGCGCAGCTCGGCACCCGGCTGTTCGACCGGCGGGCCGGTCTGCTGGCCGGCCTCGTCTTCGCCCTCGTGCCCGCCGTGTCGCGCTACGCGCAGGAGGCCCGCCCGTACGCCGGGGCGATGGCGGCCACCCTGCTGGCCACGCTGTTGCTGCTGCGGGCCGTGGAACAGCCCCGGTGGACGCGCTGGGCCGCCTACGCGGGCTCGATCCTGCTGGTCGGTGCGGCACACTTCTTCGCCCTGGACGTGCTGCTGGCCCACGCGGCGTTCGTCGGCTACCTGTTCTGGACGGGCCGCCGGGCGGTCGCGTACCAGTGGCTCGGGGCCACCACGGCGGCGGTGCTGACACTCTTGCCACTGACCCTCGTGGTCGCCCGCCAGCGCGGCCAGGTCGACTGGATCCCCGAGCTGGACTGGGAACTGGCCGGGCGCTGGCACGAGGATCTGTTCCTGAACGCCTCGGTGGGCGCCGCCGTCGTCGTGCTCGCGCTGCTGTCGCTGCGCCGCAGCGTACGGGCGAGCGTGCTGTGTCTGGCGCTGGCCGTGCTGCCGATGTTGGCGCTCGCGGCCGCGTCGCTGAGCGTCGCGCCGTTCTGGGTGCCGCGGTACGTCCTGTTCACGCTGCCGGGCTGGGCGATGCTGGCGGGCGCGACGCTGGCCCGGATCGGGCGCGTCCAGGCCGTCGCGGCGCTCACCGCGATCATGCTGTTCGGCCTGCAACAGAATCTCGAGGTACGGGCGGACAACGGCCACGACGACATCGACTACCGCGCGCTCGCGCAGATCGTCGCCGTCAACAGCGACCCGGGTGACGCGGCGTTCTACCCGCACTGGGGCCGCATCCGCGAGGGGCTCGGCTACTACCTGGCGCCGAGCCTGCACCTCGACGACGTCCTGGCCACCGGCACCGTGGCGGAAGCCGGCACGCTGGAGGCCCCGGAGTGCCGCAAGCCGAAGGAGTGCATCGGCCGGGCCGTCCGGATCTGGGTGTTCTGCGACGGCGACTGCCGCGACGAACCGGATTCCGGCTTGGAGGACGAGAAGCGGGACGCGTTGCGCGACGCCGGATTCCGGCTGCAGCAGACCTGGCGCGTGTACAGCGGCACCGCGGCGGTCTACCAGCGCTGA
- a CDS encoding PIG-L family deacetylase produces the protein MRAAISRRSLIIGSALGGAAAVTGLGVALGHRRSAPAGDDDPVVPVPANQVHVIAHPDDDLYFLSPDLFRAIDGAGRLVTICLTGAEADGKNVLDGDPAAATTPVRFPEYVAARYNGLRAAYARRATGDPASPWDHTRLVLASGAVAELCTLRAAPRIQLILLNMWQDGGRAPGGRPARLRTLWTGETDEQPVITVPGSAATGARPYTRASLLKTLVELLDRYQPTLVRTLDPDPDHQVHDADRPQYSDFGDFSDHIDHTPAGLFAWAALQQWCAAGPRRVLVESYRGYYNRRWPVNLSRAETLEKLTYVTTYGGGDGRRCDIPAGCGDYKVGKPVSMVGYGQGTHHRYAVGASWLTRGADGRLAAFGVVGTRAAVWTEGAGGNWSRPQVLDGAGLVPYTAAAQSPDGRWHIFGVRMTLAATDRAQRRDLVTAAQVEPGGTFGPWTSLGNPADTPGADPIRRRGIGMPVVAVNQDGRVQVFVRNFFGGVCTRALSATGGWGAWTDLRGSDTQDGLAAVTTKGGRIQLFASTHEGIRTWLQRKAGGAGFKQDRLDVPAPAGPPTVVRLPDGRLVLLVRQAHTSNVLAYLQQGAKREWNTEPIDLGGHGGYGPLSAVAYGDDMLAISQRNDEGRTSLTLRYTADLADGQWKRTGPQLVHAPSVGVDASGALVLGAFTADGGLWTARQDGTGATMALQAWRSV, from the coding sequence ATGAGAGCGGCGATCTCGCGGCGGAGTTTGATCATCGGCTCCGCCCTGGGTGGCGCGGCCGCGGTCACCGGCCTCGGCGTCGCGCTGGGCCACCGCCGATCGGCCCCGGCCGGCGACGATGATCCCGTCGTTCCGGTGCCGGCCAACCAGGTGCACGTGATCGCCCACCCCGACGACGACCTGTACTTCCTCTCCCCGGACCTGTTCCGGGCCATCGACGGCGCCGGTCGCCTGGTGACCATCTGCCTCACCGGCGCCGAGGCCGACGGGAAGAACGTCCTCGACGGCGACCCGGCCGCGGCCACCACACCGGTCAGGTTCCCCGAGTACGTGGCCGCCCGCTACAACGGCCTGCGCGCGGCGTACGCCCGGCGCGCGACCGGGGATCCGGCCAGCCCCTGGGATCACACCAGGCTGGTCCTGGCGTCCGGCGCCGTGGCCGAACTCTGCACGCTGCGGGCCGCGCCCCGGATCCAGCTGATCCTGCTGAACATGTGGCAGGACGGGGGCCGCGCCCCGGGCGGCCGGCCGGCCCGGCTCCGTACGCTGTGGACCGGCGAGACGGACGAGCAGCCGGTGATCACCGTGCCCGGTTCGGCGGCGACTGGCGCCCGGCCGTACACCCGCGCCTCCCTGTTGAAGACCCTGGTCGAGCTGCTGGACCGCTACCAGCCCACGCTGGTGCGGACCCTGGACCCCGACCCCGACCACCAGGTGCACGACGCGGACCGCCCGCAGTATTCGGACTTCGGGGATTTCTCCGATCACATCGACCACACCCCGGCCGGGCTGTTCGCGTGGGCGGCACTGCAGCAGTGGTGCGCCGCCGGTCCACGCCGCGTCCTGGTCGAGAGCTACCGGGGCTATTACAACCGGCGTTGGCCGGTGAACCTCAGCCGTGCCGAGACGCTGGAGAAACTGACCTACGTGACCACCTACGGTGGCGGTGACGGCCGTCGGTGCGACATCCCGGCCGGGTGCGGCGACTACAAGGTCGGCAAGCCGGTCTCGATGGTCGGGTACGGCCAGGGCACCCACCACCGGTACGCGGTCGGCGCGAGCTGGCTGACCCGGGGCGCCGACGGGCGGCTGGCCGCGTTCGGTGTCGTCGGCACCCGGGCGGCGGTGTGGACCGAGGGGGCGGGCGGGAACTGGAGCCGGCCCCAGGTGCTCGACGGCGCGGGCCTGGTGCCGTACACGGCCGCCGCGCAGTCGCCGGACGGGCGGTGGCACATCTTCGGCGTCCGGATGACGCTGGCGGCCACGGACCGCGCCCAGCGGCGCGACCTGGTGACCGCCGCGCAGGTCGAGCCCGGCGGCACGTTCGGGCCGTGGACGTCGCTGGGCAATCCGGCCGACACTCCCGGCGCCGACCCCATCCGGCGGCGGGGTATCGGCATGCCGGTGGTCGCGGTCAACCAGGACGGCCGCGTGCAGGTCTTCGTCCGCAACTTCTTCGGCGGGGTGTGCACCCGCGCGCTGAGCGCCACGGGCGGCTGGGGCGCCTGGACCGACCTGCGCGGCTCGGACACCCAGGACGGGCTGGCCGCCGTGACGACCAAGGGTGGCCGGATCCAGCTGTTCGCCAGCACGCATGAGGGCATCCGGACCTGGTTGCAGCGCAAGGCGGGCGGCGCCGGCTTCAAGCAGGACCGGCTCGACGTGCCGGCGCCCGCCGGGCCACCGACCGTCGTACGGCTGCCCGACGGGCGGCTCGTGCTGCTGGTCCGGCAGGCACACACCAGCAACGTCCTCGCGTACCTCCAGCAGGGCGCGAAGCGCGAGTGGAACACCGAGCCGATCGACCTCGGCGGGCACGGCGGCTACGGGCCGCTGTCCGCGGTGGCGTACGGCGACGACATGCTGGCGATCAGCCAGCGCAACGACGAGGGCCGCACCAGCCTGACGCTGCGCTACACGGCGGACCTCGCCGACGGGCAGTGGAAGCGCACCGGCCCGCAACTCGTGCACGCGCCCTCGGTGGGGGTCGACGCCTCCGGCGCTCTGGTGCTGGGCGCGTTCACCGCCGACGGGGGTCTGTGGACCGCCCGCCAGGACGGCACGGGCGCCACGATGGCGTTGCAGGCCTGGCGGTCGGTGTAG